The proteins below come from a single Vanessa tameamea isolate UH-Manoa-2023 chromosome 15, ilVanTame1 primary haplotype, whole genome shotgun sequence genomic window:
- the LOC113399653 gene encoding uncharacterized protein LOC113399653 produces MRWFSVVFFCLALTAAIAAPDPKKFKNESNVKDKKAEALTNDEKNFLREVEEKFGVKSDVPVESEKKEPETKVEGNNKENSSSQQKPPFPAVIAIEIVNDTDSKSKGKRTIDANLGYGYKTNNGYSYTYFGKSNQDKGKFMIYPYSQEDLPANQNSHDSKYSSLSSSKYSSSSTNVEIQPSQAYELVPLKDEQTSYEYKKPAVEFKDNYEKTLETPSIGYSSGKAAQTLYTTYNGQEFSGLSGQFPTVMPNYFINPTQLLNNPYYQNAGLTQDHLRNQNSYLNQNKGIVPVLVLRVPSSYLKNPTAELYPDLPKNYPLSQHLNSVNLQELVNQYFKKNGFSSAPQIMSYQSQSVSAPETRPQHYSNPYVKPTYTQADYSGIQYSAVKPVMARYPLTYTQQKYLVSQPQSLYQSSVSQQHYQRQQQPQQQYEYEYRYVPQTEVKMRSYYIQPQYQQNPQSGSISNEYDQSVSQQKPNSDDSSASIEYGTPQYSSSQQAEEASVEYDTQNAAQVSVQPDVSQYVSANSESNGYDLTQQNVDYSKQSGSSGYDTASLPAYSTSPEYYSTQTGQKNSVSILPSKLIHTEQYQDNTGSSAPQQYVYQNEKVEDSKTYVLSENYPSKDHTIATVLPYSYNSNSKPSQSSIQTVSYVTPMPSAKYQSQFNVMVPQTVLKNPNNEKVSYVNSQSLHYLQAGQYTDSNSESDYTVSSQYVQPIASKPSYPRNYHAHPKRMVKTPMKTEASSKIPSRKTNERSEKKKSS; encoded by the exons ATGCGGTGGTTTTCagtg GTATTTTTTTGTCTGGCGCTGACAGCAGCTATAGCAGCTCCAGATccgaaaaaattcaaaaatgagTCAAATGTAAAGGATAAAAAGGCTGAAGCTCTGAcaaatgatgaaaaaaattttttgagaGAAGTTGAAGAAAAATTTGGCGTAAAATCAGATGTTCCAGTGGAAAGTGAAAAGAAAGAACCGGAAACTAAAGTGGAAggcaataataaagaaaattcatCATCACAACAAAAACCACCATTTCCGGCTGTTATTGCAATTGAAATCGTAAATGATACGGATTCGAAATCAAAAGGCAAACGTACTATCGATGCTAATCTTGGTTATGGATATAAAACTAACAATGGCTATAGTTACACTTACTTTGGTAAATCAAATCAAGACAAAGGGAAATTTATGATTTATCCTTATTCACAAGAAGATTTACCAGCAAATCAAAATTCACACGACAGTAAATATAGTTCCTTGTCAAGCTCAAAATACTCATCTTCTTCTACAAATGTTGAAATCCAGCCTTCACAGGCCTATGAATTGGTTCCTTTAAAGGACGAACAAACTTCTTATGAATACAAAAAACCTGCTGTTGAATTTAAGGATAATTACGAAAAGACTTTAGAAACACCTTCAATAGGTTACTCCAGTGGAAAAGCCGCTCAAACATTATACACAACTTACAATGGTCAAGAATTTTCAGGCTTAAGTGGACAATTCCCCACAGTGATGcctaattactttattaatccCACGCAGCTTCTTAATAATCCTTATTACCAGAATGCTGGTTTGACTCAAGATCATTTGCGTAATCAGAATTCGtacttaaatcaaaacaaaggaATTGTACCTGTATTAGTCTTAAGGGTCCCCAGTTCTTACTTGAAAAATCCAACAGCTGAATTGTATCCCGATTTACCAAAAAATTATCCTCTATCGCAACATTTAAACAGCGTAAACCTCCAAGAATTGGTTAATCAATATTTCAAGAAAAATGGATTTTCATCTGCACCACAGATAATGTCTTATCAAAGCCAATCCGTATCTGCGCCTGAGACCAGGCCACAACATTACTCGAATCCTTATGTCAAACCTACATATACTCAAGCAGATTATTCTGGTATTCAATATTCTGCAGTAAAACCAGTAATGGCAAGATATCCTTTGACTTATACACAGCAAAAATATCTAGTCTCTCAACCCCAATCACTTTACCAAAGTTCAGTCTCACAACAGCATTATCAACGACAACAACAACCTCAACAACAGTATGAATATGAATATCGTTACGTTCCTCAAACGGAAGTTAAAATGCGTTCTTATTATATTCAACCTCAATATCAACAGAATCCACAGTCGGGTTCTATTTCTAACGAATACGATCAATCAGTATCTCAACAAAAGCCAAACTCAGATGATTCTTCAGCAAGTATTGAATATGGAACCCCACAGTATTCTAGCAGCCAACAAGCTGAAGAAGCCTCAGTGGAATATGATACCCAAAATGCTGCACAGGTTTCAGTTCAGCCAGATGTATCTCAATATGTATCTGCTAATTCGGAAAGTAACGGTTATGACCTAACTCAACAAAACGTTGATTATTCAAAACAATCAGGATCCTCCGGATATGATACTGCGTCACTTCCTGCTTATAGTACTTCACCagaatattattcaacacaaaccGGACAGAAGAATTCCGTTTCTATACTCCCATCTAAACTAATACATACTGAACAATACCAAGACAACACTGGATCTAGCGCACCCCAACAATATGTTTACCAAAATGAAAAAGTTGAAGATTCTAAAACATACGTTCTTTCTGAAAACTATCCCAGCAAAGATCACACAATTGCTACCGTCCTACCTTATTCTtacaactcaaactcaaaaccTTCGCAATCAAGTATTCAGACAGTAAGCTACGTTACTCCAATGCCTTCAGCCAAATATCAATCTCAGTTTAATGTTATGGTACCACAGACAGTTTTGAAAAATCCAAACAATGAGAAAGTGTCATATGTTAACTCTCAATCGTTGCATTATTTGCAAGCTGGTCAATACACTGATTCCAATTCTGAAAGTGATTATACTGTAAGTAGTCAATACGTACAACCAATAGCAAGTAAACCATCATATCCTAGGAATTATCATGCACACCCAAAAAGAATGGTAAAGACCCCAATGAAGACCGAAGCTTCATCAAAAATACCATcaagaaaaacaaatgaaagaaGCGAAAAGAAAAAGTCATCGTAA
- the LOC113399654 gene encoding uncharacterized protein LOC113399654 has product MFLLKIAPIFLLALIVVAEKKIELQDIEEDNLRSEKEKQYEKSEGQQQGYGASAPGLVPLDYLKNNFVQYFNPTQAPQQNRYVHQYAVTEQPERPPVTPKPQYGTPTQQAMVGYLSNVPMQIYLVPQYYNEPTEQAARPRPEVQLPAPAVTQVSYQEPQNVQQHTGYIQVPTYVTPTGKTYLQPYSAPVSYYSYTQPTIAPAQASVTPVLAYQMPVVHYPTAISAPPPKDYYQNHQYIDTNSVDESQNNDLNNPKSYPSHFEEPLPKPSGSGYPRYYNSRTPIRDEYRHPIELPSPSPLLLKAPPAHLAHIPKALPFYRPSTKPVYPTGGGYISSTFTPRPNENYAIPLKRRPTSLLDSYIPSSIQIEYMKRGYTKDSLSAYEALSSGRHLSQLPQSSVIPRHYERGFLPNQMYHTAAGGITYGHHKRAPKLDKVSQK; this is encoded by the exons ATGTTCTTATTAAAG ATAGCACCAATTTTTCTACTGGCTCTCATAGTTGTAGCTGAGAAAAAGATAGAATTACAGGATATAGAAGAAGATAATTTAAGAAGCGAAAAGGAAAAACAATATGAGAAGTCAGAAGGACAACAGCAAGGTTATGGTGCTTCAGCTCCTGGCTTAGTACCACTTGACtatctcaaaaataatttcgtcCAATACTTTAACCCAACTCAAGCGCCACAGCAAAATCGTTATGTACATCAATACGCTGTTACTGAACAGCCAGAAAGGCCACCCGTTACTCCGAAACCTCAATATGGAACACCAACACAACAAGCGATGGTCGGGTATTTGTCAAATGTACCAATGCAAATTTATTTGGTTCCTCAATACTACAATGAACCTACAGAGCAAGCGGCGCGTCCTCGACCTGAAGTTCAACTACCTGCGCCAGCTGTCACTCAAGTGTCTTATCAGGAACCACAAAATGTCCAACAGCACACTGGTTACATTCAAGTGCCTACTTATGTGACACCAACGGGTAAAACATATCTACAGCCATACAGTGCTCCTGTATCGTATTATAGTTACACTCAGCCGACAATAGCACCGGCTCAGGCCTCTGTTACACCAGTTTTGGCATATCAAATGCCAGTTGTTCACTATCCCACTGCTATATCTGCACCACCACCAAAGGATTATTACCAAAATCATCAATACATAGACACAAATTCAGTTGATGAAAGTcaaaataacgatttaaataatCCTAAGTCATATCCTAGTCACTTTGAAGAACCATTACCAAAACCTTCGGGTTCAGGGTATCCAAGGTACTACAATTCTCGGACGCCTATTAGAGATGAATACAGACATCCTATAGAACTGCCCAGTCCAAGCCCACTGCTTCTGAAGGCCCCACCGGCACATTTAGCACATATTCCAAAAGCTTTGCCATTTTATCGTCCTTCAACGAAACCCGTTTACCCAACTGGAGGAGGATACATATCGAGTACGTTTACTCCTAGACCGAATGAAAATTACGCGATTCCTTTAAAAAGACGCCCGACATCTTTATTGGATTCTTATATACCGTCTAGTATTCAGATAGAATATATGAAAAGAGGTTATACTAAAGATTCATTATCCGCTTACGAAGCGTTATCAAGTGGCAGACATTTATCCCAGTTGCCGCAGTCGTCTGTTATTCCGAGACATTACGAGCGAGGATTTCTACCGAATCAGATGTATCATACGGCTGCAGGTGGTATAACATATGGACATCACAAAAGAGCTCCAAAACTGGATAAAGTTTCACAAAAATAG